A stretch of alpha proteobacterium HIMB59 DNA encodes these proteins:
- a CDS encoding cyclophilin-like peptidyl-prolyl cis-trans isomerase family protein (PFAM: Cyclophilin type peptidyl-prolyl cis-trans isomerase/CLD), with protein MKLTKIFFSLIFLFFSNNVLSKEDVINLQLKDGIVKIKTLDDKAPNHVQQIKDLVAQGKYDGVVFHRVIDGFMAQTGDVQFGNSNSESFDLRRAGTGGSGNNINAEFNDTPHKRGTLSMARAQDPNSADSQFFICFDDTPHLDGQYTVWGEVIEGMEFVDMIKKGDPIKNGMVDDPDKIIKMWIE; from the coding sequence ATGAAATTGACAAAAATTTTCTTTTCACTCATATTTCTATTTTTTTCTAATAATGTTTTATCAAAGGAGGATGTCATTAACTTACAACTCAAAGACGGTATCGTCAAAATCAAGACCTTAGATGATAAGGCACCAAACCACGTACAACAAATCAAAGATCTAGTAGCTCAAGGCAAATATGACGGAGTGGTTTTTCATCGTGTTATAGATGGTTTTATGGCTCAAACTGGAGATGTTCAGTTTGGGAACTCAAACTCTGAGTCTTTTGACCTAAGACGCGCTGGAACTGGTGGATCTGGTAATAATATAAATGCTGAATTCAATGATACACCTCATAAAAGAGGTACGCTGAGCATGGCAAGGGCACAGGACCCAAATAGTGCGGATAGCCAATTTTTTATTTGTTTCGATGATACTCCTCATTTAGATGGCCAATATACTGTTTGGGGAGAAGTAATTGAGGGAATGGAATTCGTTGATATGATCAAAAAAGGAGATCCTATTAAAAACGGAATGGTCGACGATCCTGACAAGATCATCAAAATGTGGATTGAATAA
- a CDS encoding SufE family protein involved in biosynthesis of Fe-S cluster (PFAM: Fe-S metabolism associated domain) translates to MLIQEKINQIKEDFSYFDNWEDKYQYLIDLGKKLPKLEDKYKTEDFRVQGCTSNLWVIPQLSDDKLKFIGASDSVIVQGLFYLVQFVYNDEEPQTILKQPLDFFEEIGLSSHLGPSRSNGLNSLKKKIMSIATELSKN, encoded by the coding sequence ATGTTAATTCAAGAAAAAATCAACCAAATTAAAGAGGATTTTTCTTATTTTGATAATTGGGAGGACAAATATCAATATCTTATTGACCTTGGCAAAAAGTTACCAAAATTAGAGGATAAATATAAAACTGAGGATTTCAGAGTTCAGGGATGTACCTCTAATTTATGGGTAATTCCTCAATTATCTGATGACAAATTGAAATTTATTGGCGCCAGTGACTCAGTGATCGTTCAGGGGTTATTTTATTTGGTTCAATTTGTATATAATGATGAAGAACCTCAAACTATATTAAAACAACCTCTAGATTTCTTTGAAGAAATAGGTTTATCAAGTCATTTGGGGCCTTCTCGCTCCAATGGACTTAATTCTTTAAAAAAAAAGATCATGTCCATAGCGACAGAATTATCGAAAAATTAA
- a CDS encoding LSU ribosomal protein L36P (PFAM: Ribosomal protein L36~TIGRFAM: ribosomal protein L36, bacterial type), with protein MKIKSSLKSAKTRDKNNQLVRRKGRLYVINKTNPRMKARQG; from the coding sequence ATGAAAATTAAAAGCTCACTTAAATCTGCTAAAACTAGAGATAAGAACAATCAATTAGTTAGAAGAAAAGGTAGATTATACGTTATTAACAAAACAAACCCAAGAATGAAGGCCCGTCAGGGTTAA
- a CDS encoding thioredoxin-disulfide reductase (PFAM: Pyridine nucleotide-disulphide oxidoreductase~TIGRFAM: thioredoxin-disulfide reductase), whose translation MANIKEVTIIGSGPAGYTAAIYSSRANLNPTLISGLQPGGQLTITTDVENYPGYEYPIQGPWLMEQMQKQAQLVGTEILNTQVTKVELNNSLKKIFLDDGSIIESKTVIISTGAQARWLGLENEEKFQGHGLSACATCDGFFFKDRKVAVIGGGNSAAEEALFLTKFASEVFLIHRRDQLRAEKILQDRLKNNSKIKFIWNTEVSKFIGDQDLKSIELYHKDKNENSNLDLDGVFIAIGHDPATKLFKGQIDMDSEGYIITKPDSTETSLKGVYAAGDVKDKVYRQAITAAGMGCMAALEAEKFLS comes from the coding sequence AATTATTGGTTCAGGTCCTGCTGGTTATACGGCAGCAATTTATTCGTCTAGAGCTAATTTAAATCCTACTCTTATAAGCGGTCTTCAACCCGGTGGTCAGTTGACAATTACTACGGATGTTGAGAATTATCCTGGTTATGAATACCCTATCCAAGGCCCGTGGCTTATGGAACAAATGCAAAAGCAAGCACAATTAGTTGGTACAGAAATATTAAATACTCAAGTAACTAAAGTTGAACTTAATAACTCATTAAAAAAAATTTTTCTGGATGATGGTAGTATTATAGAATCTAAAACTGTAATCATAAGCACTGGAGCGCAAGCAAGGTGGCTAGGACTGGAAAATGAAGAAAAATTTCAAGGACATGGTTTATCGGCATGCGCTACATGCGATGGATTCTTTTTTAAAGATAGAAAAGTTGCAGTTATTGGTGGGGGAAACAGTGCTGCTGAAGAGGCTTTGTTTCTTACCAAATTTGCATCTGAAGTATTTCTTATTCACCGAAGAGATCAACTTCGAGCAGAAAAAATTTTACAAGATCGCCTAAAAAATAATTCTAAAATTAAATTCATTTGGAACACTGAGGTTTCCAAATTTATTGGCGATCAAGACTTAAAATCTATTGAACTTTACCATAAAGATAAAAATGAAAACTCAAACCTTGATTTAGATGGGGTTTTTATTGCTATTGGTCATGATCCCGCGACTAAACTCTTTAAAGGACAAATCGATATGGACTCAGAAGGATATATAATTACTAAACCCGATAGTACGGAGACCTCATTAAAGGGAGTTTATGCTGCAGGTGACGTAAAAGATAAGGTTTATAGACAAGCTATAACTGCTGCGGGGATGGGTTGCATGGCTGCTTTAGAGGCAGAAAAGTTTCTAAGCTAG